Proteins co-encoded in one Balneolaceae bacterium genomic window:
- a CDS encoding YihY/virulence factor BrkB family protein, producing the protein MKILLRDTWRLIVATINKAVEDEIFTFSAAIAFYTIFSFAPILILLLYLGGIFLSEQMIIEQIQYLGGDFLDKSVINNMNQYLSQLNLGEGGLFTTILAILAIIFGATTVVGELKMALNRIWNVKEVKMNSVWNFLFNRLLSFGMILLFSILLVLSLIAEAALGTIGTWLVDFLPSFGLDYYKVISQISTIVIATIAFTAIFSILPDIQAKLKDVVVGGLVTTILFLIGKYLISYYFTSAGIATAYKAAGSLIIFIIWVYYNILVVLIGAVFTQIYTERYGEKILPYRFSYLEEVPNIHKRD; encoded by the coding sequence ATGAAAATATTATTGAGAGATACCTGGCGTCTGATTGTCGCTACAATAAACAAAGCTGTTGAGGATGAGATTTTCACCTTTAGTGCCGCAATCGCTTTTTACACCATCTTCTCTTTCGCTCCCATTTTGATTTTGCTTCTCTATCTCGGTGGAATTTTCTTAAGTGAACAGATGATTATCGAACAGATTCAATACCTGGGTGGTGATTTTCTGGATAAATCGGTTATTAACAACATGAATCAATATCTCTCGCAACTAAATTTGGGAGAGGGCGGTTTATTTACAACAATTCTTGCAATACTTGCCATAATTTTTGGTGCAACGACCGTAGTGGGGGAACTAAAAATGGCCCTCAACAGAATCTGGAATGTAAAAGAGGTAAAAATGAATTCGGTCTGGAATTTTCTGTTTAACAGGCTCCTCTCATTCGGAATGATTTTACTTTTTAGTATTCTTTTAGTCCTCTCTCTTATTGCAGAAGCGGCGCTTGGAACAATTGGTACCTGGTTAGTTGATTTTTTACCCAGCTTTGGACTCGATTACTATAAGGTGATTTCTCAAATCTCAACAATTGTTATAGCTACCATCGCATTCACAGCGATTTTCAGTATTCTTCCGGACATTCAGGCAAAATTAAAAGATGTTGTAGTTGGTGGCCTGGTAACCACCATTCTTTTTCTGATAGGTAAATACCTGATCTCTTACTATTTCACATCGGCAGGAATTGCCACGGCCTATAAAGCGGCCGGCTCTCTTATCATTTTCATCATTTGGGTTTATTATAATATTCTTGTGGTACTGATCGGAGCTGTATTTACACAAATTTATACAGAGCGTTATGGCGAAAAAATTCTGCCTTACCGGTTTAGTTACCTTGAGGAAGTGCCTAACATTCACAAACGGGATTAA
- a CDS encoding aminotransferase class V-fold PLP-dependent enzyme, protein MDKTEIRTLFPHIEKGHIYLNHAAISPMSDKVKLALESFLADRNSGGIDNFEQWMELTEETRELISELISSCASDRITFMGNTSDALSAVAEGIEWSDGDQIILNTMEFPSNIQPFRILENRGVKIIYLEPDEAGQITPEMIEDAITPNTRMVSISFVQYLNGFRADLKSIGEICNANDLFFVVDGIQGLGACPIDVQDFHIDALASGCHKWLMSPMGIGFLYLSENLAKQLRPAKTGWLSVEVPWELSNFDQQWQPISRHLETGTYNTAGIVGLHASLKNLLETGIETIEVEILQHTDFLFSNVSHRNDVEILTPTSVKNHAGIFTFKICNRQSAEDIVAKLKTKNITISARQGFIRISPHYYNTEEELETVLNSIF, encoded by the coding sequence ATGGACAAAACTGAGATTCGAACGCTATTTCCTCATATTGAAAAAGGTCACATCTACCTGAATCATGCCGCCATCTCTCCTATGTCGGACAAAGTAAAACTGGCACTGGAGTCATTCCTGGCAGACAGAAACAGCGGCGGTATCGATAATTTTGAGCAATGGATGGAATTGACCGAGGAAACCAGGGAGTTGATTTCTGAGTTGATTAGTTCATGCGCATCAGATCGCATCACCTTTATGGGGAACACCTCAGATGCACTCTCCGCTGTTGCCGAAGGAATTGAATGGAGTGATGGTGATCAAATCATCCTCAACACAATGGAATTTCCATCCAATATTCAGCCTTTTCGAATTCTTGAAAACCGTGGTGTAAAAATAATCTACCTCGAACCAGATGAGGCCGGGCAAATTACACCGGAAATGATTGAGGATGCCATCACACCCAATACAAGAATGGTATCAATCAGTTTTGTTCAGTACCTGAATGGTTTCAGGGCTGATCTAAAATCAATCGGAGAAATTTGTAATGCTAATGATCTCTTCTTCGTTGTGGATGGAATCCAGGGACTGGGTGCCTGCCCGATTGATGTTCAGGATTTCCATATCGATGCGTTAGCAAGCGGCTGCCACAAATGGCTGATGAGCCCGATGGGGATTGGATTTTTATATCTCTCTGAAAATCTCGCAAAACAACTCCGACCGGCCAAAACCGGTTGGTTATCAGTAGAGGTGCCCTGGGAACTTTCCAATTTTGACCAGCAATGGCAGCCAATATCCAGACATTTAGAAACCGGAACCTATAATACAGCAGGAATCGTTGGGTTACATGCATCCCTCAAAAATCTCCTGGAAACAGGAATTGAAACGATTGAGGTTGAGATTTTACAACACACGGATTTTTTATTCTCGAATGTGTCGCACAGGAATGATGTTGAAATTTTAACACCCACATCAGTTAAAAATCATGCGGGAATATTTACTTTTAAAATTTGCAATCGCCAATCGGCGGAGGATATCGTGGCAAAACTCAAAACAAAAAATATTACAATTTCTGCCCGTCAGGGTTTTATAAGAATTTCACCTCACTACTATAATACAGAGGAAGAACTTGAAACAGTTTTAAATTCTATTTTTTGA
- a CDS encoding DUF502 domain-containing protein, whose translation MKQILNYFFRGLLFVLPAFATFYVIIVIVNWANATLNSLLFSWLPFQIPGLGILSAFILIVLLGLAVSWTISRPIFSYFEKLISKTPFVKIIYTAFKDFTEAFVGNKKKFNKPVVVNLVDGVDRIGFITESNLDLFNLENRVAVYFPHSYTFSGNLFFVDPAKVTPLDMNPAEAMKFAVSAGVTQIEQ comes from the coding sequence ATGAAACAGATATTAAACTACTTCTTTCGCGGTCTGCTTTTTGTCCTCCCGGCATTTGCCACATTTTATGTAATTATTGTCATTGTTAACTGGGCGAATGCCACTCTGAATTCACTTTTATTTTCATGGCTGCCTTTCCAAATTCCGGGATTGGGTATTCTCAGTGCCTTCATATTGATTGTATTACTTGGCCTGGCGGTTTCCTGGACTATTTCACGTCCAATCTTTTCATACTTCGAAAAGCTGATCTCCAAAACTCCTTTCGTAAAAATAATCTACACTGCTTTCAAGGATTTTACGGAAGCCTTTGTTGGGAATAAGAAAAAATTCAATAAACCAGTCGTTGTAAATCTGGTGGATGGGGTGGATCGAATCGGCTTCATCACAGAATCAAACCTCGATCTTTTTAATTTAGAAAACCGTGTTGCCGTCTATTTTCCTCATTCTTATACCTTTTCCGGGAATCTTTTTTTTGTTGATCCGGCCAAGGTTACTCCACTTGATATGAATCCAGCCGAAGCGATGAAGTTTGCCGTCAGTGCAGGTGTAACTCAAATCGAACAATAA
- the alaS gene encoding alanine--tRNA ligase: MSTKSSTEIRNEFFEFFKEKEHLIVNSAPVVPKDDPSLLFTNAGMNQFKPIFLDEEEGIEEKGKLWKRAANTQRCIRVSGKHNDLEEVGHDTYHHTLFEMLGNWSFGDYFKEEAIEWAWELLVNRWGMEPDRLYATVFGGDEKDGLPVDEESIELWKSKTSISPDHILKFGKKDNFWEMGETGPCGPCSEVHIDLRPDEERKKKPGSEIVNMDDPRVMEIWNLVFIQYNRQEDSSLEKLPARHVDTGMGFERLCAVLQGKKSNYDTDIFTPILDKISVLSGEKYGDDEEIDIAMRVIADHIRAVSFSIADGASPSNEGRGYVVRRILRRAVRYGWDRLNFDAPFMGKLVPVLAEEFKSVFPELHAQQEYVQNVVVAEEKSFLNTLGQGIELFNEMIEGTDTLSGEDAFKLHDTYGFPIDLTELMAREQGIDVDVEGFDQLMNEQKKRAREAGKFSSSESSEIEWKEIADEEFEFVGYDNLEADVQITAWAEDGDDKLLLLNKSPFYAESGGQISDSGVLEKNGASIKVLDVQKTLDGHVHYVDQLPKDLGGTWTAKVDTDRRQETEKHHTATHLMHAALRENLGKHVVQKGSLVEPGRLRFDFSHFEAVTKDELNEIEERINQKIQENIPLREERAVPIDEAKKRGAMMLFGEKYGEKVRVITFDPEYSVELCGGTHVDATGKIGYFRFTNETSVAAGIRRVEAVVGQSADKLLREEHLLVESLKGLLGDQADPKQSVEELLEEKKRLEKELKKLQHQKAAGRLDEILENGQGVNGIKLFTGQLDGGSMDQLKQSGYDALNKQDENSVIVLATVNEEENKVYLLAAITDDLVSKGMKAGELVSVLGRTVGGGGGGQPNLATAGGRFPEKISEALKAAKEWIEDQNL, from the coding sequence ATGTCCACAAAGTCATCCACAGAAATAAGAAACGAGTTTTTTGAATTTTTCAAAGAGAAAGAGCATCTGATTGTAAACAGTGCCCCGGTGGTGCCGAAAGACGATCCCTCGCTGCTTTTTACCAATGCGGGAATGAACCAATTTAAACCGATTTTCCTGGATGAAGAGGAGGGGATTGAAGAAAAAGGAAAACTCTGGAAACGAGCGGCCAATACCCAGCGCTGTATTCGTGTGAGCGGAAAGCACAACGATCTCGAAGAAGTTGGTCATGATACCTACCACCACACGCTTTTCGAGATGCTGGGCAACTGGTCCTTTGGAGATTATTTTAAAGAGGAAGCGATTGAATGGGCCTGGGAACTATTGGTTAACCGATGGGGAATGGAACCGGATCGATTATACGCTACCGTTTTTGGCGGAGATGAGAAAGATGGCCTGCCGGTGGATGAAGAATCAATAGAGCTTTGGAAATCCAAAACATCTATTTCGCCCGATCATATCCTGAAGTTTGGCAAAAAGGATAATTTCTGGGAGATGGGTGAGACCGGACCATGCGGCCCCTGCTCAGAAGTTCATATTGACTTGCGCCCGGATGAAGAGCGCAAAAAGAAACCTGGTTCAGAGATCGTAAATATGGACGACCCGAGGGTGATGGAGATCTGGAATCTCGTATTTATCCAGTATAATCGGCAGGAAGACAGCTCACTCGAAAAACTACCCGCCCGACATGTGGATACCGGAATGGGTTTTGAGCGATTATGTGCCGTTTTACAGGGAAAAAAATCTAATTACGATACCGATATTTTTACACCGATCCTGGACAAAATCTCTGTGCTTTCAGGGGAAAAATATGGTGATGACGAAGAGATAGATATCGCCATGCGGGTGATTGCCGATCACATTCGGGCAGTCAGTTTTTCCATTGCGGATGGGGCTTCGCCATCGAATGAAGGCAGAGGATATGTCGTCCGGCGAATTTTGAGACGTGCTGTTCGATACGGCTGGGACCGGTTGAATTTTGATGCACCATTTATGGGTAAACTTGTTCCCGTTTTAGCTGAGGAGTTTAAGAGTGTATTCCCTGAGCTCCATGCGCAGCAAGAATATGTGCAAAATGTAGTTGTGGCTGAAGAGAAAAGTTTCCTGAATACTCTCGGCCAGGGTATTGAATTGTTTAATGAGATGATTGAGGGGACCGACACACTTTCCGGAGAGGATGCTTTTAAACTACACGATACGTATGGATTTCCAATCGATCTGACTGAGTTGATGGCCCGGGAACAGGGAATTGATGTGGATGTTGAGGGGTTTGATCAGCTTATGAATGAGCAGAAAAAACGAGCTCGGGAAGCCGGTAAATTTTCTTCATCGGAATCAAGTGAAATTGAGTGGAAAGAAATAGCTGATGAAGAGTTTGAATTCGTTGGGTATGATAATCTTGAAGCCGACGTACAGATTACAGCTTGGGCTGAAGATGGAGATGATAAATTACTTCTTCTGAATAAGAGTCCTTTTTATGCTGAATCAGGTGGACAAATTTCTGATTCCGGTGTTCTTGAAAAGAATGGAGCATCAATTAAAGTTTTAGATGTTCAGAAAACATTAGATGGTCATGTTCATTATGTTGATCAACTTCCAAAAGATCTGGGTGGAACCTGGACCGCAAAAGTAGATACGGATCGGCGACAAGAAACGGAAAAACATCACACCGCAACCCACCTGATGCATGCCGCTCTTCGTGAAAACCTCGGCAAGCATGTGGTTCAGAAAGGATCTTTGGTTGAACCGGGCAGGCTCCGGTTTGACTTCTCTCACTTTGAAGCAGTTACAAAAGATGAGTTAAATGAGATTGAGGAGCGAATCAATCAAAAAATACAGGAAAATATTCCGCTTCGGGAGGAACGAGCCGTACCGATTGATGAGGCAAAAAAACGTGGTGCTATGATGCTCTTCGGTGAAAAATATGGCGAAAAAGTTCGCGTGATTACGTTTGATCCGGAATATTCCGTTGAACTTTGCGGTGGAACTCATGTGGACGCAACAGGGAAAATAGGCTATTTTCGGTTTACAAATGAAACATCCGTAGCTGCCGGTATTCGTAGGGTAGAGGCTGTTGTTGGCCAAAGTGCAGATAAATTACTTCGTGAAGAGCATTTACTTGTTGAAAGCCTGAAAGGACTTTTGGGAGATCAAGCTGATCCAAAACAAAGCGTTGAGGAACTTCTGGAAGAAAAAAAGAGATTGGAAAAAGAACTCAAAAAACTTCAGCATCAAAAAGCAGCCGGAAGACTTGACGAAATTCTTGAAAACGGCCAAGGTGTAAATGGCATTAAACTGTTTACTGGACAGCTGGATGGCGGTTCAATGGACCAGCTCAAACAGTCTGGCTATGATGCTCTAAATAAACAGGATGAAAATAGTGTAATCGTTCTGGCTACCGTCAACGAGGAAGAAAACAAGGTTTATCTGCTGGCTGCAATTACGGATGATCTTGTCAGTAAGGGAATGAAAGCCGGGGAATTGGTGTCTGTTTTAGGCAGAACCGTTGGCGGAGGGGGTGGTGGACAACCGAATCTTGCCACCGCCGGAGGGCGTTTTCCTGAAAAAATCTCAGAAGCTTTAAAGGCAGCAAAAGAGTGGATAGAAGATCAGAATTTGTAA
- the pdhA gene encoding pyruvate dehydrogenase (acetyl-transferring) E1 component subunit alpha: protein MAKKEKEAIFAPVGLKNSNNGKIDKSVDLPDVTKKKHDDLGLSDDDVVEMFELMYLQRRFEERAMQMYQKGKFGGFLHLYIGQEAVSTGTVFALNDDDDIITAYRDHGWGLVRGVTAKEGMAELYGKTTGCSKGKGGSMHFAKAENHFWGGYGIVGGHIPIGGGIAFANKFQENDRVTACFLGDGAVDQGSLHETLNISQLWKLPCIYVVENNGYSMGTAARRHTVGEIHERAKGYGMKSAVFNGMDAFTVYENIKEIAENVRKEGEPYFVEIRTYRYRGHSMSDPGTYRTKEELQEYQNVDPIERMKSYLLDEKIVKQKKIDEIQDRIEDEVLEAIDFAEESDLPEDEALYEDMFTGTPYIHDRQ from the coding sequence ATGGCGAAGAAAGAAAAGGAAGCTATTTTTGCGCCCGTAGGCCTGAAGAATAGTAACAACGGTAAAATAGACAAGTCAGTAGATCTGCCGGATGTCACAAAGAAAAAGCATGATGATTTAGGTCTATCTGATGACGATGTCGTAGAGATGTTCGAATTGATGTATTTGCAGCGTCGGTTTGAAGAACGGGCAATGCAGATGTATCAGAAGGGTAAGTTTGGAGGATTCCTTCACCTATATATAGGACAGGAAGCGGTTTCCACTGGAACTGTGTTTGCTTTGAATGACGATGACGATATTATCACCGCTTATAGAGATCATGGATGGGGACTTGTCCGGGGTGTGACAGCGAAAGAGGGTATGGCCGAATTGTATGGTAAAACAACAGGTTGTTCGAAAGGTAAAGGCGGATCGATGCACTTTGCCAAAGCTGAAAATCATTTCTGGGGTGGCTACGGAATTGTAGGAGGACATATTCCCATAGGTGGTGGAATTGCTTTTGCAAATAAATTCCAGGAAAACGACCGCGTAACTGCTTGTTTCCTTGGAGATGGCGCCGTTGACCAGGGTTCACTGCATGAAACGCTGAATATCAGTCAGCTGTGGAAATTACCTTGCATCTATGTTGTGGAAAATAATGGATATTCGATGGGAACAGCCGCCCGAAGACATACAGTGGGTGAGATTCATGAACGGGCTAAAGGTTATGGAATGAAAAGTGCTGTCTTTAACGGAATGGATGCCTTTACTGTATATGAAAATATAAAAGAGATAGCTGAAAATGTTCGAAAAGAGGGCGAACCATATTTTGTAGAGATCAGAACCTACCGATATCGCGGGCACTCTATGTCTGATCCCGGCACATATCGAACCAAAGAAGAGTTGCAGGAGTACCAAAATGTGGATCCGATTGAACGAATGAAATCTTATCTATTGGATGAAAAAATCGTAAAGCAGAAAAAAATTGATGAAATCCAGGATCGAATAGAAGACGAAGTTCTTGAAGCGATTGATTTTGCCGAGGAATCAGATCTTCCTGAAGATGAGGCACTTTATGAGGATATGTTTACGGGTACGCCTTACATTCATGACAGACAGTAA
- a CDS encoding pyruvate dehydrogenase complex E1 component subunit beta: MAELQFREAIREAIDEEMSQDENVFIMGEEVAEYDGAYKVTEGLLDKYGLKRVIDTPISELGFSGIGIGAAMNGLRPIVEFMTWNFAVLAADQILNHASKVKYMLGGQVSVPIVFRGPNASAGQLGATHSVAYDSMYAQFPGLAVIYPSEPDDAKGLLKSAIRSDDPVIFMESEQMYGLKGEVSEEDDYTIEIGKAKVKREGDDVTVVATGKMYHIAKQAANELSKDGVEMEIIDPRTIKPFDIETIIQSVKKTNRCVVVDEAHPFGGMASEAGFLIQREAFDYLDAPVQRVTLPDVSAPFSKKLFDLWLPDAKQVIDAVNAVTYRN; encoded by the coding sequence ATGGCCGAGTTACAATTTAGAGAAGCAATCCGTGAAGCAATTGATGAAGAGATGTCTCAGGATGAAAATGTATTCATCATGGGAGAAGAAGTTGCTGAGTACGATGGCGCGTATAAAGTTACGGAAGGCCTTCTCGATAAATATGGTTTAAAAAGAGTGATTGATACCCCTATTTCTGAACTTGGATTTTCAGGAATCGGAATTGGGGCAGCTATGAATGGTTTACGCCCTATTGTTGAGTTTATGACATGGAATTTTGCTGTACTTGCTGCCGATCAAATTTTAAATCACGCCTCAAAAGTAAAATATATGCTGGGTGGACAGGTGAGTGTTCCAATTGTTTTCAGAGGGCCTAATGCATCCGCCGGACAGCTTGGTGCCACTCACTCTGTAGCGTATGACTCCATGTATGCTCAATTTCCCGGATTAGCCGTGATCTATCCCTCTGAGCCTGATGATGCAAAAGGATTGCTGAAATCAGCTATTCGAAGTGATGATCCCGTAATTTTTATGGAATCAGAACAGATGTATGGTTTGAAAGGGGAGGTTTCCGAGGAGGATGATTACACCATTGAAATTGGGAAGGCAAAAGTGAAGCGTGAAGGTGATGACGTTACTGTAGTTGCCACCGGAAAGATGTACCACATTGCAAAACAGGCAGCAAATGAGTTGTCAAAAGATGGTGTGGAGATGGAGATCATCGATCCGAGAACAATCAAGCCGTTCGATATTGAAACGATTATTCAATCTGTTAAAAAAACCAACCGGTGTGTAGTTGTAGATGAAGCACATCCATTTGGCGGAATGGCATCAGAAGCTGGATTTTTGATCCAGCGCGAAGCCTTTGATTACCTGGATGCACCAGTACAACGAGTAACATTACCAGATGTAAGTGCCCCGTTTTCTAAAAAACTGTTTGATCTCTGGTTACCTGATGCCAAGCAAGTGATTGATGCCGTAAATGCAGTTACGTATCGGAATTAA
- a CDS encoding pyruvate dehydrogenase complex dihydrolipoamide acetyltransferase: MAVKIEMPKLSDTMEEGVIAKWNVEEGDEVSSGDVIAEVETDKATMEVEVFDDGTILKILAKEGDAIPLGGLIAVVGEEGEDISDILDEAEGDKEPEKAEVEEEKEEVDEKEEKSEKKEAQKEEKAPPAPTGNGRIKASPLARKMAEDKGIDLNRVEGSGPEGRIIKRDIEDFKPAAAPATQIQYTSEEDEDVKISQMRKTIARRLAESKFTNPHFYETVDIDMEHAIQARDRLNEISEVKISFNDIVVKACAAALRKHPYVNSSWMDDVIRQHGDVNIAVAVAIEEGLMTPVINHADKKNLRQISTETRELAGLAKEKKLQPEQMEGSTFTVSNLGMFGIEEFTAIINPPNVCILAVGAIRDVPVVKDGEVVPGKRMKVTLSSDHRVVDGAKAADFLNTLRELLENPLSMLL; this comes from the coding sequence ATGGCTGTAAAAATTGAGATGCCTAAACTTAGCGATACCATGGAAGAAGGGGTTATCGCAAAATGGAATGTTGAAGAAGGGGACGAAGTAAGTTCCGGGGATGTAATTGCCGAGGTAGAAACGGACAAAGCCACGATGGAAGTGGAAGTGTTCGATGATGGCACAATTCTCAAAATTCTTGCCAAAGAGGGGGATGCTATTCCGTTGGGCGGATTGATAGCCGTAGTGGGTGAAGAAGGTGAAGATATCAGCGATATTCTTGACGAGGCAGAAGGTGATAAAGAGCCTGAAAAAGCTGAAGTTGAAGAGGAGAAAGAAGAAGTAGATGAGAAGGAAGAAAAATCAGAGAAAAAAGAAGCACAGAAAGAAGAAAAAGCACCACCGGCACCTACAGGGAATGGACGAATTAAAGCCTCTCCGCTTGCACGAAAAATGGCTGAAGATAAAGGTATTGATCTAAATCGTGTGGAGGGATCAGGTCCCGAAGGGCGAATCATCAAACGAGATATTGAAGATTTTAAGCCGGCTGCTGCTCCTGCTACTCAGATACAGTATACATCAGAGGAGGATGAGGACGTGAAGATCTCTCAGATGAGGAAGACCATTGCTCGTCGTCTTGCTGAGAGCAAATTTACAAATCCGCATTTCTATGAGACAGTTGATATCGACATGGAGCATGCCATTCAGGCCCGGGATCGTCTGAATGAGATCAGTGAAGTGAAGATCAGTTTCAATGATATCGTTGTGAAAGCCTGTGCAGCTGCCCTTCGAAAACATCCATATGTAAACTCATCATGGATGGATGATGTAATTCGACAGCACGGCGATGTAAATATAGCCGTTGCCGTTGCAATCGAAGAGGGCTTAATGACTCCGGTGATCAATCATGCAGATAAGAAAAATCTGCGTCAGATCTCAACCGAAACACGAGAGCTTGCCGGCCTTGCAAAAGAGAAAAAATTGCAGCCTGAGCAGATGGAAGGAAGCACATTTACTGTAAGTAATCTCGGAATGTTTGGAATTGAAGAGTTTACTGCGATTATCAATCCACCGAATGTTTGCATTCTGGCTGTTGGAGCGATTCGGGATGTTCCCGTTGTGAAAGATGGAGAAGTGGTTCCCGGAAAACGAATGAAGGTTACCCTTTCAAGTGATCACCGGGTTGTGGATGGAGCCAAAGCGGCCGACTTTCTGAATACATTACGGGAGCTTCTTGAGAATCCGTTGAGTATGCTGCTCTAA
- a CDS encoding DUF4249 family protein gives MKKLYLLLPLLLLISACEQYEQDSFKEYVVVESYAVANDSLPDVFVRTTARTDQEYNASELVLNNADVQIVLLDDSDSDEEVFGYNFNNEKEKYVPLNQNHRMLPTRTYRLDVSFDDRPEVIQTSTTIPDDFEVINEIPETIVYQGSQFELVLSPTEKTQPQNIFVFTAIALHARLDNMTPFYFAALDDDNVELSDFQVNSSGLINEESFSRNDDETIRLKFPWIGVAFYGETRIVTQSVDKNIADLVRSQNVQLGGSTLSPGEIPNLIYNVEGGIGVFGSLATDTVSTIILNPF, from the coding sequence ATGAAAAAGCTTTACTTACTCCTACCATTACTTTTACTTATTTCTGCCTGTGAACAGTACGAACAGGACTCTTTTAAAGAGTATGTGGTGGTAGAAAGTTATGCAGTGGCGAATGACTCACTGCCGGATGTATTTGTGCGAACTACCGCCCGAACTGATCAAGAGTATAATGCATCCGAATTGGTACTCAATAATGCCGATGTTCAAATTGTTCTGCTTGATGATAGTGATTCAGATGAAGAGGTTTTTGGATATAACTTTAATAATGAAAAGGAAAAGTATGTACCGTTAAATCAGAATCACAGAATGTTGCCAACCCGAACCTATCGGCTGGATGTTAGTTTTGATGACCGGCCTGAAGTCATCCAGACATCAACAACTATACCGGATGATTTTGAGGTGATCAATGAGATTCCCGAAACGATCGTCTATCAGGGTAGTCAGTTCGAATTAGTACTCTCACCCACTGAAAAAACACAACCACAGAATATATTTGTGTTTACTGCTATAGCTCTCCATGCAAGATTGGATAACATGACACCTTTTTATTTTGCAGCTTTAGATGATGATAATGTTGAACTTTCAGATTTCCAGGTAAATTCTTCCGGTTTGATCAATGAAGAGAGTTTTTCCCGAAATGATGATGAAACAATACGACTGAAGTTCCCATGGATAGGAGTTGCCTTTTATGGCGAAACCCGAATTGTCACACAATCCGTCGATAAAAATATTGCTGATCTCGTGAGATCGCAGAACGTTCAACTGGGTGGCTCCACCCTCTCCCCCGGAGAAATTCCCAACCTGATCTATAATGTTGAAGGGGGGATTGGAGTTTTCGGAAGTTTAGCCACGGATACGGTTTCAACAATTATTTTAAATCCGTTTTAA